One Ethanoligenens harbinense YUAN-3 genomic window carries:
- a CDS encoding phosphodiester glycosidase family protein yields MRIKRIVFQIGIVFAAVLVAAATGIFTVLYSPFFTTYRDLFVTSAMTSLNHQYLAKLFFSAKDIDAIMKSNQVKTSSENTDIAAIQVADTQSESTNTIQSVDISGNGYVGHLLIISDPTKVHVAYSNQLGTKGEKLKTVMASDADLAAGVNAGGFENDQSTGGVPLGCIIANGKLVYGDMGTSYSMVALTDTGVLTLGSFTPKEALAQGITEAVTFKPFLIVNGQAMISSGNGGWGIAPRTAIGQTKDGKILLLVIDGRQPGYSVGATLKDVQDIMQQYGAYNAANLDGGASTVMYYNGQLMNKPSGGDGERYLPSMFVVEK; encoded by the coding sequence ATGCGCATCAAACGAATCGTTTTTCAGATCGGCATTGTCTTTGCGGCGGTGCTGGTCGCCGCCGCAACAGGCATCTTCACGGTGCTGTATTCGCCGTTTTTTACCACCTACCGCGATCTGTTCGTCACCTCGGCGATGACTTCCCTCAACCACCAGTATCTCGCAAAGCTCTTTTTCAGCGCCAAGGACATCGACGCCATCATGAAGAGCAACCAGGTGAAAACCTCCAGCGAGAACACCGATATCGCGGCCATCCAGGTGGCGGACACCCAGAGCGAGAGCACCAATACCATCCAGTCGGTCGATATCAGCGGGAATGGTTATGTAGGCCATCTGCTTATCATAAGCGACCCGACCAAAGTGCATGTGGCCTATTCCAACCAACTGGGCACCAAGGGTGAAAAGCTCAAAACCGTCATGGCGTCCGACGCTGACCTGGCCGCCGGCGTCAATGCGGGCGGCTTTGAAAACGACCAGAGCACGGGCGGCGTGCCGCTGGGCTGTATCATCGCGAATGGAAAGCTTGTTTATGGGGACATGGGCACCAGCTACAGCATGGTCGCCCTCACCGACACCGGCGTGCTCACACTGGGCAGCTTTACGCCGAAAGAAGCTCTCGCTCAGGGCATCACCGAGGCTGTCACGTTCAAACCATTCCTCATCGTCAACGGACAAGCCATGATCAGCTCGGGCAACGGCGGGTGGGGTATCGCGCCGCGCACCGCCATCGGGCAGACCAAAGACGGCAAGATCCTCTTGCTGGTCATCGACGGCAGACAGCCGGGCTACAGTGTGGGAGCAACGCTGAAGGACGTGCAGGACATCATGCAGCAATACGGTGCCTACAATGCCGCCAACCTGGACGGCGGTGCCTCCACCGTGATGTATTATAACGGGCAGTTGATGAACAAGCCCAGCGGCGGCGACGGGGAACGTTACCTGCCTTCCATGTTCGTTGTGGAAAAATGA